The following nucleotide sequence is from Burkholderia gladioli.
CACCCGCGAGGCGCTGGCGGGCCTGGCCGCGCGCGGGCTGCCGCTGGGCGGGATCTGCACCGGCGCCTACGCGCTGATGTCGGCGGGCCTGCTCGACGATTACCGCTGCACCGTGCACTGGGAGAATCTCTCGGCGCTGCATGGCGAATTCCCGCAGGTGCGCTTCGCCGACGAACTGTTCGTGGTCGATCGCGACCGGCTCACCTGCACCGGCGGCACCGCGCCGCTCGACCTGATGCTGAACCTGGTGGGCGCGCGGCTCGGCCAGCCCCTGGCCGCCCAGGTATCCGAGCAGTTCATCCTGGAGCGCATCCGCGGCGCCGGCGATCCGCAGCCGATCCCGGTCGATGCGCGCGTCGGTTTCTCGCGCGCCGAGCTGGTGGAGGTGGTGCGGCTGATGGAGGCCAATATCGAGGAACCGCTCTCGCTCGATGAACTGGCGCGCCTGGTGCGGCTCTCGCAGCGCCATCTGCAGCGCATGTTCAAGGTCTACCTGAACGTCTCGCCCACCCACTATTACCTGACGTTGCGCCTGAAGCGCGCGCGCGACCTGCTGCGCACCACCGACGCCTCGATCGCGCGCGTCACGACGATCTGCGGTTTCCATTCGCCCTGCCATTTCAGCAAGGCCTATCGCGCGCAGTTCGGCCACGCGCCGAGCTACGAGCGCCGGGCCACGCCGACGCGCCAGTGAGGGCCTGGCGCATGCCTGCTTGCCTATGAATCGAACGACGTGTTGAACCCAGCTGAGGAGAGAAGAAGATGAAACGATTCCTGATCACGGCGGCCTGCGGGCTCGGGATGGCCGTGGCACCCTGGACGGCGGCGCAGGCGGCCGACCCGCAAGCCTGCAAGAGCGTGCGTTTCGCCGATGTCGGGTGGAGCGACATCGCGGCCACCACCGGCCTGGCCTCGGCCATGCTGGCCGGGCTCGGCTACACGCCGACCAAGACCATCGCCTCGGTGCCGATCACCTTCGCCGGGATCAAGAGCAAGCAGATCGACGTGTTCCTCGGCTACTGGTCGCCGACCATGGACCCGATCATCGCGCCGTTCACCAAGGCCGGCACCATCAAGGTGCTGGCCACGCCGAACCTGACCGGCGCGAAGTACACGCTGGCGGTGCCGGACTATGTCTATCAGGGGGGGCTTAAGTCCTTCGCCGACATCCAGAAGTTCGCCGACAAGCTCAACGGCAAGATCTACGGCATCGAACCCGGCAACGACGGCAATGCGCTGATCAAGAAGATGATCGACGGCAACCAGTACGGGCTCGGCAAGTTCAAGCTGGTGGAGTCGAGCGAGGCGGGCATGCTGGTGGAGGTCAATCGCGCGATCCGCGACAAGCAATGGATCGTGTTCCTCGGCTGGGAGCCGCATCCGATGAACGTGCAGTTCAAGATGGACTACCTGAGCGGCGGCGACGACGTGTTCGGCCCGAACTACGGCGAGGCCCGCGTGCTGACCGCCACGCCGCCCGACTACGCGGCGCGCTGCCCGAACGTGGCGAAGTTCGTCTCGAACCTGCAGTTCAGCACCGAGATCGAGAACCACGTGATGGTGCCGATCATGAACAAGCAAGACCCGAACAAGGCTGCCGCGGCGTGGCTCAAGCAGAACCCGCAGCAGCTCGACAAGTGGCTGGCCGGCGTGACGACCTTCGACGGCAAGCCGGGCCTGCCGGCGGTGAAGACCTACCTGGGCATCCACTGAGGTCGTAGCGGCGTCTTCACGACGTGAAAGAAGGCCGGCCCCTCGGGGCCGGCCTTGTCGTTCGCTGCGGGCGCCGCCGTCAAACCGGGATCGAGCCGCCGCGCAGGCGGATGCCGAGCCGGATCAACTGGATGATGCCGGCCGACAGCAGCCGCAGGCTGGTGGGCAGGTCGCGGCGGCGGATGTCGAGCAGCAGCACGATGCGCACCTCGTCGCTGTCGTTCCAGACCTCGTGCACGAAGGTATCGTCCCACAGCAGGAACTGGCCGTCGTCGAGACGATGCTCGCGGCCGTCGATCTTCAGCACCGCGGCGGCTGAGCCGTCCTCGCGCTTCGGCATCGACAGCACCAGGTAGCCGCGCAGCACGCCGCGGAACGGCCCGCGATGCGGCGGGATGTGCTTGCCGGGGGCGAGGAAGGATAGCGAGGCCGACAGCACGTCGGGCGAGGCGTCGACGATCTCGCTCAGCACTGGGCAGCGTACGCGGTTCTTCTCGAAGCGCACGCCGTAGGCCTGCATGATGAACATGCGCCAGTCGCGTGCGTCGTTGTCCGAAATATCGGCCTGCTCGCGCATGATCTCGTGAAAGCGCGGGATGCGCGGCAGGTCGCGCGCCACAGCCAGCGCCTCGGCGCGGATCGTCTGCCATGCGGCGGTGAAGCGCCGTGCGTCCGGGAACAGGGTCGTCGTGTCGAGCACGGCGGCGCTGCGGATCTTGCGGTCGTAAAGGTGGCGCAAGGTGCGGGCGCCGAAATCGTAGAGAGCGGCCATGATGGGTTTCGATTGGCCCGCCGGGTTTTCGGTTCGCCTTGCAGCACGAAAGCTTGCGACCCTGAATGCGAGCGTTGATCGATCATCCCAGATATGGTTTACGCCTAGCTAGCTGAGCTGTAACAATCTGTGTCAAACGAGCGTTCGGTAATAATGCGTGACGCTTCGACGTGCGACGGCTTTTTGTCTGATGTGACGCGTCGCTTTCAACCGCTTTCAACCACGTTCCGACGCGCCCGTCGTGCCGGCACTAGGCGGCGCCGGCCTGGTCGAAACTGCCGGATGCCAGATGATCGAGCAGGGCCAGCAGGTCCTGGGTCTCCTGCTTGCCGAGAAACGCCTCGAAGCGCTGCTGCACCGGTTTCCACAGCCGCCTGGCATGCCGCAGCCGCTCACGGCCTTCCGGTGTCAGCGAGATCAGCCGGCGGCGATTGTCTTCGGGATCCTTGTCGAGGGTGATCCAGCCATCGCGGATCAGCGGCTTGAGCGTGTGCCCGAGCGCGGAAAGATCCATCACGACCTCGGCGGCCAGCTCGCTTTGGGTGGGAGCGCCGAGCCGCTGGACCGCGCGCAGCAGGTTGTACTGCGCGGCATTGATGCCGGCCGGCTCCAGGGCCTGGTCGTATTGCTGGCTGATGCCGCGGGTCGCGCGCCGGAGCGCTCCGTAACTGCAGACGCTGG
It contains:
- a CDS encoding GlxA family transcriptional regulator, producing the protein MSLAVDTVPVARATSAPSLAHFGFLTLPHFSMIAFSSAVEVLRMANYVGRAEHYRWSIHSLDGGPVQASNGIAVRPTEALDLDGPLPDVMIVCGGIRIREVVDARTREALAGLAARGLPLGGICTGAYALMSAGLLDDYRCTVHWENLSALHGEFPQVRFADELFVVDRDRLTCTGGTAPLDLMLNLVGARLGQPLAAQVSEQFILERIRGAGDPQPIPVDARVGFSRAELVEVVRLMEANIEEPLSLDELARLVRLSQRHLQRMFKVYLNVSPTHYYLTLRLKRARDLLRTTDASIARVTTICGFHSPCHFSKAYRAQFGHAPSYERRATPTRQ
- a CDS encoding choline ABC transporter substrate-binding protein; the protein is MKRFLITAACGLGMAVAPWTAAQAADPQACKSVRFADVGWSDIAATTGLASAMLAGLGYTPTKTIASVPITFAGIKSKQIDVFLGYWSPTMDPIIAPFTKAGTIKVLATPNLTGAKYTLAVPDYVYQGGLKSFADIQKFADKLNGKIYGIEPGNDGNALIKKMIDGNQYGLGKFKLVESSEAGMLVEVNRAIRDKQWIVFLGWEPHPMNVQFKMDYLSGGDDVFGPNYGEARVLTATPPDYAARCPNVAKFVSNLQFSTEIENHVMVPIMNKQDPNKAAAAWLKQNPQQLDKWLAGVTTFDGKPGLPAVKTYLGIH
- a CDS encoding aspartyl/asparaginyl beta-hydroxylase domain-containing protein; this translates as MAALYDFGARTLRHLYDRKIRSAAVLDTTTLFPDARRFTAAWQTIRAEALAVARDLPRIPRFHEIMREQADISDNDARDWRMFIMQAYGVRFEKNRVRCPVLSEIVDASPDVLSASLSFLAPGKHIPPHRGPFRGVLRGYLVLSMPKREDGSAAAVLKIDGREHRLDDGQFLLWDDTFVHEVWNDSDEVRIVLLLDIRRRDLPTSLRLLSAGIIQLIRLGIRLRGGSIPV
- a CDS encoding MarR family winged helix-turn-helix transcriptional regulator, yielding MNVRPLTPSVCSYGALRRATRGISQQYDQALEPAGINAAQYNLLRAVQRLGAPTQSELAAEVVMDLSALGHTLKPLIRDGWITLDKDPEDNRRRLISLTPEGRERLRHARRLWKPVQQRFEAFLGKQETQDLLALLDHLASGSFDQAGAA